One Actinomycetota bacterium genomic window carries:
- the tilS gene encoding tRNA lysidine(34) synthetase TilS encodes MIALVGASFFDRVLKTINNHGMLRGGESVLVAVSGGPDSVALLHVLKRLQPVLGLDIIVFHLNHKLRGPEADADARFAGEFAAGMGLKAILVESDARLLMERERLSLEEAAREARYREMERLAAELGIDRIALGHHADDQVETFLIRLLRGSGLGGLGSIKPVRDGYIRPLIDETKSEIFRYIEEYSLEYRVDASNQDESILRNRIRHKLIPLLGEYNPKFRETLLNTIEIVREDQAFIEEIVAGVFSGHAQREPGLARLPIVEITNQPLAIERRLVRLAIRSAKGDLRGIEFKHVDAILRGLRNGSGRMEIDLPGQIIARVEYGQLVIGERALFEALRLESIELKVPGVTRIDALGVEIKAELTEPAGLVFGRDGDIAYLDAAVVGSVLKLRVRRPGDSFRPFGMTGEKKLQDLFVDKKISKRERNRVPIIESNGKIAWVAGFRIDDSFRVTERTKEVLALRLLRI; translated from the coding sequence GTGATAGCGTTGGTCGGCGCAAGCTTTTTCGACCGCGTTCTGAAGACGATTAACAACCACGGTATGCTTCGCGGAGGCGAAAGCGTGCTCGTTGCGGTCTCCGGGGGTCCGGATTCCGTTGCGCTTCTCCATGTTTTAAAACGACTCCAACCGGTATTAGGCTTAGATATAATTGTCTTTCATCTCAACCACAAACTGCGTGGGCCCGAGGCCGATGCCGATGCGCGGTTTGCGGGCGAATTCGCCGCCGGCATGGGCTTAAAGGCCATACTTGTCGAGTCCGATGCGCGACTGCTTATGGAGCGGGAGCGACTTTCGTTGGAAGAGGCCGCTCGCGAAGCCCGCTACCGGGAGATGGAGCGTCTGGCGGCGGAGCTGGGCATCGATAGGATAGCGCTGGGACACCATGCCGACGACCAGGTCGAGACCTTCTTGATACGTTTGCTCCGAGGCTCGGGCCTCGGAGGTCTGGGCTCGATAAAGCCGGTCCGGGACGGATACATCAGGCCGTTGATCGATGAGACGAAGAGCGAGATATTCCGGTATATCGAGGAATATTCCCTCGAATACAGGGTAGACGCTTCAAACCAAGACGAGTCTATCTTAAGAAACCGCATCCGGCACAAACTCATACCCCTTCTTGGCGAGTACAACCCGAAATTTCGAGAGACGCTTCTAAACACGATCGAGATTGTCCGCGAAGACCAAGCGTTTATCGAAGAAATAGTCGCCGGTGTCTTTAGCGGGCACGCTCAAAGAGAGCCTGGATTGGCGAGACTGCCGATAGTCGAAATCACAAACCAGCCGCTTGCGATTGAGCGCAGGCTTGTTCGCTTGGCAATCAGGTCGGCCAAAGGCGATTTGAGGGGTATTGAGTTTAAGCACGTCGACGCGATTCTCCGCGGCCTGCGAAATGGGTCCGGGCGCATGGAGATAGACCTACCGGGGCAAATAATAGCGAGAGTCGAGTATGGGCAGCTGGTCATCGGCGAAAGAGCGCTCTTTGAGGCGTTGCGGCTCGAATCGATCGAGCTTAAGGTTCCCGGTGTGACGCGAATCGACGCGCTAGGGGTCGAGATAAAGGCGGAACTGACCGAACCGGCGGGGCTTGTCTTTGGGCGCGACGGTGATATTGCGTATCTCGACGCCGCGGTCGTCGGCTCGGTGCTGAAGTTGCGCGTAAGGCGGCCCGGAGATTCTTTTAGGCCGTTCGGCATGACCGGTGAGAAAAAATTACAGGATTTATTTGTCGATAAAAAAATATCGAAACGAGAGCGGAATAGGGTGCCCATTATCGAATCGAATGGTAAAATTGCATGGGTGGCCGGCTTTCGAATCGATGATTCGTTCAGGGTCACCG